A single genomic interval of Antechinus flavipes isolate AdamAnt ecotype Samford, QLD, Australia chromosome 1, AdamAnt_v2, whole genome shotgun sequence harbors:
- the LOC127545800 gene encoding tubulin alpha-3 chain, whose product MRECISIHVGQAGVQIGNACWELYCLEHGIQPDGQMPSDKTIGGGDDSFNTFFSETGAGKHVPRAVFVDLEPTVVDEVRTGTYRQLFHPEQLITGKEDAANNYARGHYTIGKEIVDLVLDRIRKLADLCTGLQGFLIFHSFGGGTGSGFASLLMERLSVDYGKKSKLEFAIYPAPQVSTAVVEPYNSILTTHTTLEHSDCAFMVDNEAIYDICRRNLDIERPTYTNLNRLIGQIVSSITASLRFDGALNVDLTEFQTNLVPYPRIHFPLATYAPVISAEKAYHEQLSVAEITNACFEPANQMVKCDPRHGKYMACCMLYRGDVVPKDVNAAIATIKTKRTIQFVDWCPTGFKVGINYQPPTVVPGGDLAKVQRAVCMLSNTTAIAEAWARLDHKFDLMYAKRAFVHWYVGEGMEEGEFSEAREDLAALEKDYEEVGVDSVEAEAEEGEEY is encoded by the exons ATG cGTGAGTGTATCTCCATCCATGTTGGACAGGCTGGGGTTCAGATTGGCAATGCCTGCTGGGAATTGTATTGTCTCGAGCATGGAATTCAGCCTGACGGTCAGATGCCAAGCGATAAAACCATAGGTGGTGGCGATGATTCCTTTAACACGTTCTTCAGTGAGACCGGGGCTGGCAAGCATGTGCCCAGAGCTGTGTTTGTAGACCTGGAGCCAACTGTAGTGG ATGAAGTCCGTACTGGCACGTACAGGCAGCTTTTCCATCCTGAGCAGCTGATAACGGGAAAGGAGGATGCAGCCAACAATTACGCCCGAGGCCATTATACCATTGGCAAGGAGATTGTTGACCTGGTCCTCGATCGGATCCGCAAACTG GCCGATCTGTGCACGGGGCTCCAGGGCTTCCTCATCTTCCACAGCTTCGGAGGAGGCACGGGCTCCGGGTTTGCCTCTCTGCTCATGGAAAGGCTCTCGGTTGACTACGGCAAGAAGTCCAAGCTGGAGTTTGCCATTTACCCGGCGCCCCAGGTCTCCACGGCAGTGGTGGAGCCGTACAACTCCATCCTCACCACCCACACGACCCTGGAACACTCCGACTGTGCCTTCATGGTCGACAACGAAGCCATATATGACATATGTCGGCGTAACCTGGACATCGAGCGGCCCACTTACACCAACCTGAACCGTCTGATCGGGCAGATCGTCTCCTCGATCACGGCCTCCTTGCGCTTCGACGGGGCGCTGAACGTCGACCTGACGGAATTCCAGACCAACCTGGTGCCCTACCCGCGTATCCACTTCCCCCTGGCTACCTACGCTCCGGTCATCTCGGCCGAGAAGGCGTATCACGAGCAGCTGTCCGTGGCGGAGATCACCAACGCCTGCTTCGAGCCCGCCAACCAGATGGTCAAGTGTGATCCCCGCCACGGCAAGTACATGGCCTGCTGTATGCTGTACCGAGGGGACGTGGTCCCCAAAGATGTCAACGCCGCCATCGCCACCATCAAGACGAAGCGCACGATTCAATTTGTGGATTGGTGCCCCACGGGATTCAAG gtGGGCATCAACTACCAGCCCCCCACCGTGGTGCCCGGCGGCGACCTGGCCAAGGTGCAGCGGGCCGTGTGCATGCTGAGCAACACCACGGCCATCGCGGAGGCGTGGGCGCGGCTGGACCACAAGTTCGACCTGATGTACGCCAAGCGGGCCTTCGTCCACTGGTACGTGGGGGAGGGCATGGAGGAAGGCGAGTTCTCGGAGGCCCGGGAGGATCTGGCCGCTCTGGAGAAAGATTACGAAGAGGTGGGCGTCGACTCGGTGGAGGCCGAGGCTGAGGAAGGGGAAGAGTACTAG